The Bubalus bubalis isolate 160015118507 breed Murrah chromosome 1, NDDB_SH_1, whole genome shotgun sequence genome includes a region encoding these proteins:
- the LOC102393030 gene encoding keratin-associated protein 19-3-like, with translation MCHYSDYYGGLGYGCGGFGGLGFGRGCGCGSFRSLGFGSGFGGYGCGSGFGSFGYGCCHRPLFFRRCGFSSFY, from the coding sequence ATGTGCCATTACAGCGACTACTACGGAGGCCTGGGCTACGGCTGCGGAGGCTTTGGCGGCCTGGGCTTTGGCCGTGGCTGTGGATGCGGCAGCTTCCGCTCGCTGGGCTTCGGCTCTGGCTTTGGAGGCTACGGATGTGGCTCTGGTTTCGGAAGCTTTGGCTATGGCTGCTGCCACCGTCCACTGTTCTTTAGAAGATGTGGCTTCTCCAGCTTCTACTAA
- the LOC123333194 gene encoding keratin-associated protein 19-3-like codes for MCHYSDHYGGLGYGCGGFGGLGFGRGCGCGSFRRLGFGSGFGGYGCGTGFRSFGSGCCHRPLFFRRCGFSSFY; via the coding sequence ATGTGCCATTACAGCGACCACTACGGCGGCCTGGGCTACGGCTGCGGAGGCTTTGGCGGCCTGGGCTTTGGCCGTGGCTGTGGATGCGGCAGCTTCCGCAGGCTGGGCTTCGGCTCTGGCTTTGGAGGCTACGGATGTGGCACTGGTTTCAGAAGCTTTGGCTCTGGCTGTTGTCACCGTCCACTGTTCTTTAGAAGATGTGGTTTCTCCAGCTTCTACTAA